One part of the Bradyrhizobium sp. CB1650 genome encodes these proteins:
- a CDS encoding CbtA family protein — MSTFRSIVFSSVIAGFIVGLIVTAVQQFGTVPLILKAEVFEKAAETHQHDAATAPQAAAAGHDHAGHSHADHDHGAGAWEPREGLERNAYTAAANVLTAIGFALLLAGFFAVRSGATGESISWHEGLMWGLAGFAVFTIAPGFGLPPELPGVPSAPLLSRQIWWLAAVLATAAGLAMIVFRRSVPAAIAGVILLTLPHLIGAPELEHVETNVPTSLSHQFMVAVTVTSLVFWSLLGSLTSAIFARFDRGAGPSA; from the coding sequence GTCGGTTATTGCCGGTTTCATCGTTGGTCTCATCGTCACGGCCGTCCAGCAGTTCGGCACCGTCCCCCTGATCTTGAAGGCCGAGGTCTTCGAGAAGGCCGCGGAAACGCATCAGCATGACGCCGCGACGGCGCCGCAGGCGGCGGCCGCCGGCCATGATCACGCGGGCCACAGCCACGCCGACCATGACCATGGCGCCGGGGCCTGGGAGCCGCGCGAGGGGCTGGAGCGCAACGCCTATACGGCGGCCGCGAATGTGCTGACCGCGATCGGCTTCGCACTGCTTCTGGCCGGATTCTTCGCTGTCCGCAGCGGCGCGACCGGCGAGAGCATCTCCTGGCACGAAGGCCTGATGTGGGGATTGGCGGGCTTCGCCGTATTCACGATCGCGCCCGGCTTCGGCTTGCCGCCGGAACTGCCGGGCGTGCCGTCCGCGCCGCTGCTGTCGCGCCAGATCTGGTGGCTGGCCGCGGTGCTGGCGACGGCTGCGGGCCTCGCCATGATCGTGTTCCGCCGCTCGGTGCCCGCGGCAATCGCCGGCGTGATCCTGCTGACATTGCCACATCTGATCGGCGCGCCGGAGCTGGAGCACGTCGAGACCAACGTGCCGACCTCATTGTCGCATCAGTTCATGGTCGCGGTGACTGTGACGAGCCTGGTCTTTTGGAGCCTCCTGGGTTCATTGACGAGCGCGATCTTCGCGCGGTTCGATCGTGGAGCGGGGCCGAGCGCCTAA
- a CDS encoding PepSY domain-containing protein — MRKQVISSAAMLLAVAGGLSPAQALTKEELAAKLQAAGYSEVSDVKSTAEGMVVQAVKDGKRVRLVVDSSGQIKPQQ; from the coding sequence ATGCGCAAACAAGTCATCTCTTCCGCCGCCATGTTGCTGGCCGTTGCGGGCGGACTGTCGCCGGCGCAGGCGCTGACCAAAGAGGAGCTTGCCGCCAAGCTCCAGGCCGCCGGCTACTCGGAGGTCAGCGACGTCAAGTCGACCGCCGAAGGCATGGTCGTCCAGGCGGTAAAGGACGGCAAGCGCGTCCGGCTCGTCGTCGACAGCAGCGGCCAGATCAAGCCGCAGCAATGA
- a CDS encoding DUF1259 domain-containing protein: MRSRISALIGTGACLFALGTSAQTDWRKFTEPFISTAQAAEELDWQKVDETLGRKPAVSGDVHRYGFPRSDLTVTLDGVAIKPALALGGWIAFKPVHGGVMAMGDLVLLESEINPVMAKMIASGIEITAVHNHLLRANPATFYMHILGHGDPAKLASAIRDALAESKTPLTAAAPANPPPAVDLDTAQLDQIVGVKGQANGGVYQFNVPRRDPITEGGMALTPVGPMGVAIGINFQPTGAGKAAITGDFILTGEEVNPVITALRTNGIEVTALHSHMLNEQPRMFFMHFWANDDAIKLAKGLRAALDKTASTKG, from the coding sequence ATGCGCAGCAGAATCTCCGCGTTGATCGGCACCGGCGCTTGCCTCTTCGCGCTTGGTACGAGCGCGCAAACCGATTGGCGCAAGTTTACCGAACCGTTCATTTCGACAGCGCAAGCGGCGGAGGAACTCGACTGGCAAAAGGTCGACGAGACGCTGGGCCGAAAGCCCGCCGTCAGCGGCGACGTGCATCGCTACGGGTTTCCGCGGTCTGATCTCACCGTGACGCTCGACGGCGTGGCGATCAAGCCGGCGCTTGCGCTCGGAGGCTGGATCGCATTCAAGCCCGTCCATGGCGGCGTGATGGCCATGGGCGATCTGGTCCTGCTCGAGTCCGAGATCAATCCGGTGATGGCAAAGATGATTGCGAGCGGGATCGAGATCACAGCCGTGCACAACCACTTGCTGCGGGCAAACCCCGCAACATTCTACATGCATATCCTGGGACACGGCGATCCGGCCAAGCTCGCCTCGGCAATCCGCGATGCGCTTGCCGAAAGCAAGACTCCGCTGACCGCGGCGGCACCGGCCAATCCGCCGCCCGCGGTCGATCTCGACACGGCCCAGCTCGATCAGATCGTCGGCGTCAAAGGACAGGCCAATGGCGGGGTCTATCAATTCAACGTGCCACGGCGAGATCCCATCACGGAAGGCGGCATGGCCCTGACGCCGGTCGGGCCGATGGGCGTTGCAATAGGCATCAACTTCCAGCCGACCGGCGCCGGCAAAGCCGCAATCACCGGCGACTTCATCCTGACGGGTGAGGAGGTGAACCCGGTGATCACCGCATTGCGGACAAACGGGATCGAGGTGACGGCGCTGCACAGCCACATGCTGAACGAGCAGCCACGGATGTTCTTCATGCATTTCTGGGCGAATGACGACGCGATCAAGCTCGCCAAGGGCCTGCGCGCCGCGCTCGACAAGACCGCGAGCACGAAGGGCTGA
- a CDS encoding sulfite exporter TauE/SafE family protein, whose protein sequence is MDGSGFVLFALAALAGGFVSGFSGFAMGLVVSGVWLHIITPVQTATLIAGYGLLTQGYGVIKLRHVLDLRRAWPLTLGTVVGVPIGVGILAYLDPIYLRFGVGVLLVAYAIYGLVRPAFAPMKIRTGADIAIGLSNGLLGGLTGLGGIISTISCQWRGWPKDVQRAVFQPVLFSAFVVISLSQAAAGTITRETLVLYALGIPFMVAGLWSGFKLFGKIDDETFRKTVLVLLLFSGLSLIVSVSPFAPR, encoded by the coding sequence ATGGATGGATCTGGCTTCGTTCTGTTTGCACTTGCCGCCCTCGCCGGCGGTTTTGTCAGCGGCTTTTCCGGTTTTGCCATGGGCCTCGTTGTGTCAGGCGTATGGCTGCACATCATCACGCCGGTTCAAACCGCCACCTTGATTGCAGGCTATGGTCTGCTCACGCAAGGCTACGGCGTCATCAAGCTGCGGCACGTCCTCGACTTGCGAAGGGCTTGGCCTCTGACACTCGGGACCGTGGTCGGCGTGCCAATCGGTGTCGGCATTCTGGCCTACCTCGATCCGATCTACCTTCGCTTTGGCGTCGGAGTGCTGCTGGTCGCCTATGCGATCTACGGCCTGGTGCGTCCTGCGTTCGCCCCGATGAAGATCCGAACCGGGGCCGACATCGCAATCGGGCTGTCGAACGGCTTGCTTGGCGGTTTGACCGGGCTCGGCGGCATTATCTCGACGATCTCTTGCCAATGGCGTGGCTGGCCCAAGGACGTGCAGCGCGCCGTGTTTCAGCCGGTGCTGTTCTCCGCATTCGTGGTGATCTCGCTGTCTCAGGCGGCCGCCGGCACCATCACCAGGGAGACGTTGGTGCTCTATGCGCTCGGCATACCGTTCATGGTCGCCGGCCTTTGGTCGGGTTTCAAGCTGTTCGGAAAGATTGACGACGAGACGTTTCGCAAGACCGTGTTGGTGCTTCTGCTGTTCTCGGGACTGTCGTTGATCGTGTCCGTGTCGCCGTTTGCTCCCCGTTAG
- the ilvD gene encoding dihydroxy-acid dehydratase, with protein sequence MDAKTNIKQRLPSRHVTEGPARAPHRSYFYAMGLTTEQIHQPFVGVASCWNEAAPCNIALMRQAQAVKKGVASAGGTPREFCTITVTDGIAMGHDGMRSSLPSRECIADSVELTVRGHAYDALVGLAGCDKSLPGMMMAMVRLNVPSIFIYGGSILPGNFRGQQVTVQDMFEAVGKHSVGAMSDEDLDEIERVACPSAGACGAQFTANTMATVSEAIGLALPYSAGAPAPYEIRDAFCMTAGEKVMDLIADNIRPRDIVTRKSLENAAAVVAASGGSTNAALHLPAIAHEAGIKFDLFDVAEIFKKTPYVADLKPGGRYVAKDMFEVGGIPLLMKTLLDNGFLHGDCLTVTGRTIAENLKSVKWNPHQDVVHPADKPITVTGGVVGLKGNLAPEGAIVKVAGMSNLRFTGPARCFDREEDAFEAVQKRTYREGEVIVIRYEGPKGGPGMREMLQTTAALTGQGMGGKIALITDGRFSGATRGFCIGHVGPEAAVGGPIGLLEDGDIIEIDAVAGTLNVKLSDDELAQRQTKWRSRATNHTSGALWKYAQQVGPALGGAVTHPGGAHEKQCYADI encoded by the coding sequence ATGGACGCGAAGACCAACATCAAGCAGAGGCTGCCGAGCCGTCACGTGACGGAAGGCCCGGCGCGCGCGCCCCATCGCTCGTACTTCTACGCCATGGGTCTGACCACCGAGCAGATCCATCAGCCCTTCGTCGGCGTTGCTTCCTGCTGGAACGAGGCCGCCCCCTGCAACATCGCCCTGATGCGCCAGGCCCAGGCGGTGAAGAAGGGCGTCGCGTCCGCCGGCGGTACGCCGCGGGAGTTCTGCACCATCACCGTTACCGACGGTATCGCCATGGGACACGACGGCATGCGCTCATCGCTGCCGTCGCGCGAATGTATCGCCGACTCCGTCGAGCTGACTGTCCGCGGCCACGCCTATGACGCCCTGGTTGGCCTTGCCGGCTGCGACAAGTCGCTGCCGGGCATGATGATGGCGATGGTTCGCCTCAACGTGCCCTCGATTTTCATTTACGGCGGCTCAATCCTGCCCGGCAACTTCCGCGGGCAGCAGGTTACCGTCCAGGACATGTTCGAGGCGGTCGGCAAGCACTCGGTCGGTGCCATGTCCGACGAGGACCTCGACGAGATCGAGCGCGTGGCGTGCCCCTCGGCCGGCGCCTGCGGCGCGCAGTTCACCGCCAACACCATGGCGACCGTCTCGGAAGCCATTGGGCTTGCGCTGCCGTACTCGGCCGGTGCTCCTGCTCCTTACGAGATCCGGGACGCCTTCTGCATGACTGCCGGCGAGAAGGTCATGGACCTGATCGCCGACAACATCCGGCCGCGCGACATCGTCACCCGCAAGTCCTTGGAAAACGCGGCCGCCGTGGTCGCGGCCTCCGGCGGCTCGACCAATGCTGCGCTGCACCTGCCGGCAATCGCTCATGAAGCCGGCATCAAGTTCGACCTGTTCGACGTCGCCGAAATCTTCAAAAAGACACCATATGTCGCGGATTTGAAGCCGGGCGGCCGTTATGTCGCCAAAGACATGTTTGAAGTTGGCGGCATACCGCTTCTGATGAAGACGCTGCTCGACAACGGCTTCCTGCACGGTGATTGCCTCACCGTCACGGGCCGCACGATCGCCGAAAACCTCAAGAGCGTGAAATGGAATCCGCACCAGGACGTGGTGCACCCGGCGGACAAGCCGATCACCGTCACCGGTGGTGTGGTGGGTCTGAAGGGCAATTTGGCGCCAGAAGGTGCGATCGTGAAAGTCGCGGGAATGTCCAACCTCAGGTTTACCGGTCCGGCCCGGTGCTTTGACCGTGAGGAGGACGCATTCGAGGCGGTCCAGAAGCGCACCTATCGCGAAGGCGAAGTCATCGTGATCCGCTACGAGGGGCCGAAGGGCGGTCCCGGCATGCGGGAAATGCTCCAAACGACAGCGGCGCTGACCGGGCAAGGCATGGGCGGCAAGATCGCGCTCATTACCGACGGCCGGTTCTCCGGCGCCACCCGCGGCTTCTGCATCGGCCATGTCGGGCCCGAAGCCGCTGTTGGCGGCCCGATCGGGCTGCTTGAGGACGGCGATATCATCGAGATCGACGCGGTCGCCGGTACCCTTAACGTAAAATTGAGCGACGACGAACTCGCCCAGCGCCAGACCAAATGGCGATCTCGCGCGACAAACCATACGTCGGGTGCGCTCTGGAAATATGCCCAGCAGGTTGGGCCAGCGCTCGGTGGGGCGGTAACCCATCCGGGCGGCGCGCACGAGAAGCAGTGCTATGCGGACATCTAG
- a CDS encoding tetratricopeptide repeat protein, protein MRTSRRTIVAFALGALALAAPALAFDGAPVNQKDTTIPVVSAVPGVAGALRKAVPPAVASPESSLSALQYAAEGGHPIAQWKLGRMYANGDGVAQDDLRAFEYFSRIANAHAEDSPSAPQAQIVANAFVALGRYYLSGIPNSKVKADPDRAREMFSYAASYFGNADAQYDLARLYLKTPDASREDFRYGARWLGLAAQKGQHEAQALLGQMLFNGDRLPRQAARGLMWLTLARDSAGADEIWIKESYNRAFAKASDDDRAMCLQMLEQWVQGRRE, encoded by the coding sequence ATGCGGACATCTAGGCGTACCATAGTTGCGTTTGCGTTAGGGGCTTTGGCGCTGGCCGCGCCTGCGCTCGCCTTCGATGGCGCGCCGGTCAACCAGAAGGATACGACCATCCCGGTGGTGTCGGCCGTGCCGGGCGTTGCTGGTGCACTGCGCAAGGCCGTGCCGCCGGCCGTGGCCAGCCCGGAATCGTCGCTCAGCGCCCTGCAATATGCCGCCGAAGGCGGTCACCCGATCGCGCAGTGGAAGCTTGGCCGGATGTACGCCAATGGCGACGGCGTCGCCCAGGACGACCTGCGCGCGTTCGAATATTTCAGCCGCATCGCCAATGCCCATGCCGAGGACAGCCCGTCGGCGCCGCAGGCGCAGATCGTGGCCAACGCCTTCGTCGCGCTCGGCCGCTACTATCTCAGCGGTATCCCGAACTCGAAGGTCAAGGCCGATCCGGACCGGGCGCGGGAGATGTTCTCCTATGCCGCGTCCTATTTCGGCAATGCGGATGCGCAGTACGATCTCGCGCGCCTATACCTGAAGACGCCGGACGCCTCGCGCGAGGATTTCCGCTATGGCGCACGCTGGCTCGGCCTTGCCGCGCAGAAGGGCCAACATGAGGCGCAGGCGCTGCTTGGCCAGATGCTGTTCAACGGCGATCGCCTGCCGCGGCAGGCCGCCCGCGGCCTGATGTGGCTGACGCTCGCGCGTGACAGCGCCGGGGCCGACGAGATCTGGATCAAGGAAAGCTACAACCGCGCCTTCGCCAAGGCCTCCGACGACGACCGCGCGATGTGCCTGCAAATGCTCGAGCAGTGGGTGCAGGGCCGCCGCGAGTGA
- the xth gene encoding exodeoxyribonuclease III gives MPIRVATWNVNSVRQRIDPLLTWLRECQPDIVCLQEIKCVDEAFPRLEIEALGYNVVTHGQKTFNGVALLSKFRFDETKSGLAGDDEDAHARFLEGVVTLKRGVLRIACLYLPNGNPVGSDKYPYKLKWMSRLLEYSKERLKTEEPLILAGDFNVIPAARDVYNPAAWTEDALFKAETRESFQSLLGLGLTDALRAVTDEPGLYTFWDYQAGAWQKNQGLRIDHLLMSPQASDRLANVGIDSYVRGWEKPSDHVPVWADLDLEGV, from the coding sequence ATGCCCATCAGAGTAGCCACCTGGAACGTGAACTCGGTCCGGCAGCGCATCGATCCTCTTCTGACCTGGCTCCGGGAGTGCCAGCCGGACATCGTCTGCCTCCAGGAGATCAAATGCGTCGACGAGGCCTTCCCGCGGCTCGAGATCGAGGCGCTCGGCTATAACGTCGTCACGCATGGGCAGAAGACGTTCAACGGCGTTGCCCTGCTCTCCAAATTCCGCTTCGACGAGACCAAGTCGGGGCTCGCCGGCGACGACGAGGACGCGCATGCCCGCTTCCTCGAAGGCGTGGTCACGCTCAAGCGCGGGGTGCTGCGCATCGCCTGCCTCTACCTGCCCAACGGCAATCCGGTCGGCAGTGACAAATATCCGTACAAGCTCAAATGGATGTCGCGGCTTCTCGAGTATTCGAAGGAGCGGCTCAAGACCGAGGAGCCGCTGATCCTCGCGGGCGACTTCAACGTCATTCCGGCTGCCCGCGACGTCTACAATCCAGCCGCCTGGACCGAGGACGCCCTGTTCAAGGCCGAGACGCGCGAGAGCTTTCAGTCCCTGCTCGGCCTCGGTCTGACCGACGCATTGCGGGCGGTCACCGACGAGCCGGGGCTCTACACCTTCTGGGACTACCAGGCCGGCGCCTGGCAGAAGAACCAGGGCCTGCGGATCGATCATCTGTTGATGTCGCCGCAGGCGAGCGACCGGCTCGCCAATGTCGGCATCGACAGCTATGTGCGCGGCTGGGAGAAGCCCTCGGACCACGTGCCGGTCTGGGCGGATCTGGATCTCGAGGGGGTATGA